The DNA region TAAAATTCTAAATCTAGTACTCTTCAAGTGGTATATGAATGTATCACTGATTTGTGTCTTACTCTAGATAAGATCCTAACTATGTGATAGATAAACGATAGACCGACCAAGTAGACAACACATGCCAACAGAGTAAACATTCAACAGTCTAATAAATTTCAATCGAAATCTTTGCAGCTACACAAACTATTCGTAGTACTTTGATTATAATGGATTGCATAGCCACAGACCAATTCATTAAGTACCTACAATCCGATTGCACACGAGACAATGACGACAACGTTCGATCGATTGTAGTTTAATTCACCTCTTAAAGAGCCAAACAACTTTTTGATTAGCCACAAATGTGTCAAATGAATACTAGAATCCAATTTCGAGCCGTGTGATATGCCGTCTGCCATATTGGctgacattttcatttactttttgCACGGTATTCCAATAACCAATCTAATACCCTTCTCTCTGAGTTGAGTTCTTATATCGGTAGGGTGAAGTGGAAATTAAGTCTTTAACAGGCTTAAGAAAACGTTTCTGACCcctatatttacatatatataatgatCAGCTTCACCTGGCGATTCGATATATTCGTTTCTTCGTCTGTATAAACATCTATGTAGATATTCAAAAAGCTAAAGCCACcaacttttttttgtagatCCCGTGTATTAAATCAAGTTTCCTTAAAACTTccgtaatcaaattaaatacacTAATAAGTGGTTCTATTATCTATCAGCATAGTCAATTTCACAAAAATCGGATTAAAAATAATCAAGTTATGCGTAAAAGCGTTTTTTATCAAATTGAATCAAAGTAAGTGAAAAATAATTGGCCGCTGCAGGCGCCACAATGCTTATAAGAATAAGCTTGATAGCTGCAGCATGGGAAAAGAAACTAATAACCAAATAAAATTGGTCCTTTGAATTTTAGATAGTTGTTTCACTTCGTGCATGGTATTCCAAAGTCGGCGCGAAGACATACTTTGTTTATGACACCAAATTATAAGTGAATACCCTTGTGAGAAGTGTACATTAGTTTTAAATCACATGATGTCATTATCAATTAGTTTCAGATTGGATTATCCAAAACATCCAACCATAATAGGAGTATTTTGATTTGAGTTATCTATTGTAAAGGAGAATAGTTAAAAAAACTGatatatttttctaaaattcGTATTTGAAGTAAATGAGACTGTCAAAACTAACTTAGTAGACGTTAAATGCAGTACTCAATATCAGTTTTTGAAGACCTACATACACAAATATGTACTTTTTGGAGAGAGGCGATAAGGCGATTGATTACCAGACcatcaatattattattattatatgctATTTACGATCACTTCAAATAAAACgtttacaaaaaaacaaaaacgtgGATGAAACGTTTATTGTTGACATTAATAATCAGTACGGTTGGTTCATCATGTATAGCTAATATACCTATTTATAAGTTCGAGTACTTAGGTTAAGTCAATGATTTGACAGAGTTTTTAGAGCAAAGACAGATTGTTTAATCAATTGGCAACTTTTGTTTACCAGGCTAGTAAAATGATTTAACTAcgaatgataaaaaaaaataagacaGTCACATACATTGAGCaatatgaaaatgttttcttatctgcaatttttttcaatagaagtaaatattttgttaatacccttgcaaataAAAGgcatattattttgtttatccTCTCAAAAATCCAAAACCCCAAGAGGATAAAAGCTTTCGAAAAAGCAAATATTAATTCTAAAATAGATCAGATTTACTATCTAAAAAGGGAAATGCCTAAtatgtaattagtttttcctttttatatgGTTGTTAATCATTATTGACAAATCCTTACGAGATGCTTTTGTTCTCGTTAGCGAACCTAGCGGTCATTTCAGTACAAATATTTCTACTTATGATTTACTCGTCTTTATTGGATTATCAGATTTTGAAGGActgatcaattttatttatatattttagtttgcctagatttttatttatattttattgataatatTCCCAAAAGTTTCCCGGTCCCCAcaagctatatgatattgtGTACCGATCTGGTTATAATTTAGAATAGACTGTTTATGATTAACTAACAAGCACTAAATATTGTACAAGGAATTCGTTAATTGGTGTGTTTAGTTTTATTACTTTTCTACAGTCATGCATATTACACAAAAAATGCAATATGATTAATGGGAGTGCCGACTTTAGGATACCCTTTTTTGcctttattaatatatatgttttagaATTGCAATTGGTTGTGGGTTCTTTATCAAATATAGGTAGACTTTAAAGTGTTTGTTACTAAACTTTAATATActcattatatacatacatacacactaGTCGGCATAAATATATTATACGTATTACCGTTAAATAACGGTGCGAAAATGAATGTCAAAACAAAGAATCTATTAACAGCCATGTGCATGCCGAATTTTAAGTTCTTTAGCTTTTGCATTTACTTTCTGCTTATAAGAATGCAAGCGAACATCAAATTTCTGCGTGGCATAAGTATTTTGACGAAATCATTTTGCACATGTGATTTCAGTTTTGAGCGcgtttgtacatacatacatatatacacatttgcacatatgtataacTTATTCGAATATACTCTTTCAATCCCAGTGTAACaacaatttaattgatttataaCAGAATATACTCTTAAAATCAACGCGTCTGAGAAATTTAAAGCACAGCACGTCCACacaataaacataaacaaaaactatgtatgtatgtactatgTTTCTTAGAATTGTactcacatatacatacatatgtacatacatatatgaatttgtttaaaaataacaCTTGATAActtaaattaacaaaacattaATTTCACTTTATTTTCTATGTACTAGAGCCTTATACTAATATTAGTATGCATATGTaccgtttcgtttcgtttcgtccGAGCGATCGTTTGAAAAGTATAGATCTGTTCATCTGATTCCGACAATGCGGCACGAGTCCAACTAATGGTTTTAATTCTATTGTTGTAGTATgttaattaattgattttctATTGGTTTTATAGAATGACTctcaaaaactacaaaataatgaataaaattaactaaaaacacacacaaaaacaaaaaatcggAAAAAAACgcacaaaattcaattttgacactgttattcaaatatattatattgCATGTAGTGgcattatatataattaatcaaattaaacacaacacaacaacacaatATCAAAATTATACATCCGTTCACAGCAAATGATTCTTGACTTTTGATAGGTTAAAACATAATTAGCTAacatttgtatacccttttcCTTATAACACCAACGTACATAAACTCATATGACGTCATTGTACAAATTGATTTCATAAACACCACATGATTCCCAAAATGCAACCTTTCTTGGGCATTCTTGTTTACTTGAATTGCTTATTTACTAGTTTATTTGTTCGTTTTAAAGGGATTTATACGAGGGCAGCAAGTAAACATGCGCGTATGGGATATACTGTAGAGCTGGGCAAAGACATCGATGTCATAATCGTTATCGTTAAGCGTTTATATCGATATTTTCACTTTGCTACCATCTCTATACGTGTCGACGAAACGGTAAACGGGTAAGTACGTTACTTTCAGCAATTTGAATTTCACTTTGTCTGCaaacaatatttcttgatgccaaacaaaatttattttcttgctGTAGCGGATTAGCCATATATGATCAATGAGACGTTGATTGAATGTTCATTCCTTTATCCAAATATAGTTCTGAGCAATATGggtaaattgaaaaattatattaCTTAGGAGGCCTTGAGATGAACACATTTTATAAACTTCCTGACAATTTCATTTACTATTCCATTACAAACACCAACACGCGCTTTTCATATATTTCACacttaaaacttaaaaactgaTTAAAAAGCAAGAATAAAACCGCAAAAcctattttttctttaaaccGAGGAAACACttttaaatacatttcaaaatgtTGCGTATTCCGGGTATGCCATTGCTGCCAGGAACCCTTTTCCGTGATGTAAGTATAAGGATGTATTGGAATGTCCCATTTGTGGATTATTAACAATTGCAATTCTCAGGTCGCCAAAAGTCACTATCCCAAGCCGCAGTCGCTGCTTAATTTCCAGGGCATAAGTATGCTAAGCGATCGGCAGCAGCCTTCACCGGTGGATCCCACTGGTGCTGTAGTGGACATCAGTTGTCCGCCAGTCGGTGCTGCATCGATATATCCACCCCGCTCTGGTCCTCGTTTACCACCTTGGCTGGCCTACGACAAGAAAGTGCTCTGTTTCAAGGCTTACTTCAAGCAGACTCTACAGGAAGTGTTTCATGCTCCATATTTGGTGCGCAAGGTAAAAATCTACTATTATCTAGAAGATGGCACACTGGAAATCTTTGAGCCGAAAGTGGAAAACTCGGGCATAGTTCAGGGATGCGTTTTGCATCGCCAGCGTGTTCCAAAGGCTCCACCATGTGACAATGAGTTCATGTCAATGATTGATCTAAATGTGGACACGACTGTAATGATATTTGATCGTCATTATCATATCACAGACTGTGATCAGTTTACCAGAGATTTTCTAAATAGGCGTGGCATCACAGTGGCGGATCCAGTGCCATGTCCCATGTAAGTTAATTAAGCATTGACTAATTTGTGTTTCCACATCTTTCACATATCACATGATTTCCAGTGATCCCAGTGAATCAGTGCGAAAGCGGGTAGCGGTTCGCGCATATAATCCACCCGAGAAGAAACATCCGTTTGCCCAATTCTTGAAATATGATCGTCAGATCCTTAAATTTTATGCATATTGGGATGATCGCACCGAGTTTGGAGATGTACGCAAATTGGAGGTGTCTTACTACTTGGCAGACGATACCATAGAAATCAAAGAGGCACATATTCGTAATTCTGGTCGTGATGGACCGTCATTGTTCCTGAAGCGAGGACGTTTGATGCGGGTTAGTATTTAATAGCGATTCTCTGTAGGATGTATAATTTACTTTCGTTTCATTCCTAGGAATTCGACGGCATGAATCTGCCGGGTCAGAACACGCCGGTGACGTTGCTTAATGTGCTAGGCACAAATATGCGGAATGTGCGCTACTGCGTCGATCCCTTGAATACAGGCAACAAGGAGGTTCTTTATTATAACGAGCGCGACTTGCAGATTGGAACCGTCCTCAATGTATATGGTCGGGCAGTGGTTATAACCGACATGGATCCATTTACCAAACAATATTACCGAGATCGTTTTGGCATTGATGACTTTTCAGCTGTGCCGGTGCCCACAAGATCGGATGACTGCACCGAATATCGTCCTGGAGAGCGTGTACTGCCGCCGTACAATGGC from Drosophila willistoni isolate 14030-0811.24 chromosome XL unlocalized genomic scaffold, UCI_dwil_1.1 Seg141, whole genome shotgun sequence includes:
- the LOC6648696 gene encoding EF-hand domain-containing family member C2, coding for MLRIPGMPLLPGTLFRDVAKSHYPKPQSLLNFQGISMLSDRQQPSPVDPTGAVVDISCPPVGAASIYPPRSGPRLPPWLAYDKKVLCFKAYFKQTLQEVFHAPYLVRKVKIYYYLEDGTLEIFEPKVENSGIVQGCVLHRQRVPKAPPCDNEFMSMIDLNVDTTVMIFDRHYHITDCDQFTRDFLNRRGITVADPVPCPIDPSESVRKRVAVRAYNPPEKKHPFAQFLKYDRQILKFYAYWDDRTEFGDVRKLEVSYYLADDTIEIKEAHIRNSGRDGPSLFLKRGRLMREFDGMNLPGQNTPVTLLNVLGTNMRNVRYCVDPLNTGNKEVLYYNERDLQIGTVLNVYGRAVVITDMDPFTKQYYRDRFGIDDFSAVPVPTRSDDCTEYRPGERVLPPYNGWGSYEDSMGNCLSVEPKPPRADFKKFIKYDRYVLRFGAKMLSTIKENCDRIFVISYYLSEDTVQIQEVAVRNSGFLGGEFMKRTRVELPGQEKFSSKLPQYYMAHNFYINATMSIKDFIFHIVSADEYTLMYMEHHPEQFPHANVTKIMEKIRNVLQPRMAEFLSACLPDCADLESKEDIYISYESFKGAMISIMGNNISDHEIITLCRHFSAEQSPKHTCVRDHVRAAAHLELKRALWNARDDLMEHLHHINPTNRPFLSEAKVRSTLRGCRLPFSLELIDQIFSIVNRNECGEIEVCDLMDFIDVSCGKGCSMPPVNHAFELCPKIQFLNKGRMINFSCFLRSLDLPLGMRSLQAQEAINVGDDVNGVLFDDDKIKVPSPRS